One window of Dermatophagoides farinae isolate YC_2012a unplaced genomic scaffold, ASM2471394v1 contig1, whole genome shotgun sequence genomic DNA carries:
- the LOC142597888 gene encoding tubulin alpha chain-like, producing the protein MREIVSIHLGQCGAQLGGATWELFCLEHGIFPDGTLPSNGDGFEGFEDDAHSTFFSETSENKLVPRALFCDLEPSVIDEVRNGTYGQLFHPEQLISHKEDAANNYARGHYTVGKEVIDNVMDKIRKLVENCSGLQSFLMYHAVGGGTGSGLGCLILEKLALEYGKKSKLNICTWPAPEISTAIVEPYNAVLCTHSFIEHTDVTFLMDNEAIYDICTKQLSVEHPSYHNLNRLIAQVISSFTVSLRFDGALNVDITEFQTNLVPFPRIHFCMSSYAPLITPELCRSEAISVQDLTRSIVQPENHFAKFNPNAGSYIAMCLLYRGDVVPKDTNAAIRQIKSLPNVKFVPWCPTGFKAGLNYMPPTYIPDGDLAKVSRALCACSNSTGMSEVFSRMNYKFDLMFAKRAFVHWYVGEGMEEGEFTEAREDLEMLETDLREVAMDAISAVPVEV; encoded by the coding sequence ATGAGGGAAATAGTATCAATCCATTTAGGTCAATGCGGAGCCCAGCTTGGAGGAGCAACTTGGgaacttttttgtttggaacaTGGGATTTTTCCCGACGGAACATTACCTTCCAACGGTGACGGCTTCGAAGGGTTTGAAGACGACGCTCATTCCACTTTTTTTAGTGAGACGAGCGAAAATAAACTAGTTCCCCGAGCTCTGTTTTGTGATTTAGAACCTAGTGTAATTGATGAAGTTAGAAATGGAACTTATGGACAACTATTTCACCCGGAACAGTTGATAAGTCACAAAGAAGACGCTGCTAATAATTACGCACGAGGTCACTACACAGTTGGAAAAGAAGTTATTGATAATGTGATGGacaaaattagaaaattagTTGAAAATTGTTCGGGTCTTCAATCGTTCTTAATGTACCACGCCGTCGGAGGTGGTACCGGATCAGGATTAGGTTGTTTAATATTGGAAAAGTTGGCGTTGgagtatggaaaaaaatctaaattaaATATTTGTACTTGGCCCGCTCCTGAGATATCAACTGCCATTGTAGAGCCTTACAATGCTGTTCTGTGTACACATTCTTTCATTGAACACACGGATGTAACATTTTTAATGGACAATGAAGCTATTTATGATATTTGTACAAAGCAGTTATCGGTTGAGCACCCAAGTTACCACAATTTAAATAGATTAATTGCGCAAGTTATCAGCTCTTTTACTGTTTCTCTTAGGTTTGACGGAGCTTTAAACGTTGATATTACAGAGTTCCAAACGAATCTAGTACCTTTTCCGAGAATACACTTCTGTATGTCTTCGTACGCACCGCTCATCACACCGGAGTTATGTCGTTCCGAAGCAATTTCTGTTCAGGACTTAACTCGATCGATAGTACAACCAGAAAACCATTTTGCTAAGTTTAATCCGAACGCAGGTTCTTATATAGCTATGTGTTTGCTTTACCGAGGAGACGTCGTGCCAAAAGATACGAACGCTGCTATTAgacaaataaaatcattgccTAATGTTAAATTCGTGCCTTGGTGCCCTACAGGTTTCAAAGCAGGGCTGAATTACATGCCACCTACTTATATACCAGACGGAGACTTGGCCAAAGTAAGCAGGGCATTGTGTGCCTGTTCCAATTCCACAGGAATGTCTGAAGTATTTTCAAGGATGAATTACAAATTTGACTTGATGTTCGCCAAACGAGCATTCGTACACTGGTACGTGGGCGAAGGTATGGAAGAAGGAGAATTTACAGAGGCGCGAGAAGATTTAGAAATGCTTGAAACAGACTTGAGAGAGGTCGCGATGGATGCGATCAGTGCCGTGCCTGTAGAAGtctaa
- the LOC142597887 gene encoding uncharacterized protein LOC142597887: MSISKRKERLQNKQPLLGFSSLADLSSKAEEESTKYLDKLSNQTEEDLEKKDGPKPQPDAILSKGTSKNLWGELYKVVDSSDVVLEVLDARDPMGTRCYYLEQHIKKDRPFKHIVLVLNKCDLVPESVTRKWVKILSKEFPTLAFKASIKHSFGKYSLIALLRQYAKMLSNRKHVSVGLIGFPNVGKSSLINTLRSKQVCNVAPIPGETKTWQYIELSNRIYIIDCPGIVHGMGQSTLTDNQKVIRAVVRAEKLLEPEQYIQDIVDLVGYEKFVKHYNLDVKLDEPNKSSEELLTLMAIKRGKLGKGQVPLISQMAVKVIYDIQRGKLPYFVPPPSQKEETSDKNIEHLSGIDLLSDCANVAVDTNIENGLQENKIDDVPQIETFKNGTDQQTLKETSSNETVDFSIDSDTIAATK, from the exons atgtcaatttcCAAAAGAAAGGAAAGATTACAGAAT AAACAGCCTTTGCTTGGTTTTTCGAGCTTGGCCGACTTGTCCAGTAAAGCAGAAGAAGAAAGTACTAAATATTTGGATAAATTAAGCAACCAGACCGAAGAAGATCTAGAAAAGAAAGACGGGCCCAAACCACAACCAGACGCGATACTGTCTAAAGGTACTTCGAAGAATCTTTGGGGGGAGCTTTACAAAGTTGTAGACAGTTCTGACGTCGTGCTCGAAGTGTTAGACGCGCGCGACCCCATGGGAACtcgttgttattatttagaACAACATATCAAGAAAGACAGACCGTTCAAACACATAGTGTTGGTTTTAAACAAATGTGACCTTGTGCCTGAATCTGTAACTCGAAAATGGGTCAAAATTCTTTCCAAAGAATTCCCCACGCTCGCTTTCAAAGCTTCCATAAAACATTCTTTTGGAAAATATTCGTTAATCGCGTTACTTCGCCAATATGCTAAGATGCTTTCTAACCGAAAACATGTGTCTGTTGGATTGATCGGATTTCCTAACGTCGGTAAAAGCAGTCTAATTAATACCCTTAGATCAAAACAAGTTTGTAATGTTGCGCCGATTCCAGGAGAAACCAAAACATGGCAGTACATTGAACTCAGCAACCGCATTTATATAATTGATTGCCCAGGTATCGTTCATGGAATGGGCCAGTCTACCCTTACCGACAACCAAAAAGTAATTCGTGCAGTTGTGAGGGCGGAAAAATTACTTGAACCAGAACAATACATTCAAGATATAGTTGATCTTGTTGGCTATGAAAAGTTTGTTAAACACTACAACCTAGATGTGAAACTAGATGAACCGAATAAGTCTTCCGAAGAACTACTCACACTCATGGCGATTAAACGAGGTAAACTTGGAAAAGGCCAAGTACCATTGATATCTCAAATGGCAGTAAAAGTAATTTATGATATACAAAGAGGGAAACTGCCCTACTTTGTTCCACCGCCAAGCCAGAAAGAAGAAACTAGTGATAAAAATATCGAGCATCTATCTGGAATAGACCTTTTATCCGATTGTGCAAACGTTGCAGTGGATACAAATATCGAAAATGGGCttcaagaaaataaaattgatgatgttccGCAGATTGAAACTTTTAAAAACGGCACTGATCAGCAAACTCTCAAAGAAACATCTAGTAATGAAACAGTAGATTTTAGTATAGATAGCGATACTATAGcagcaacaaaataa
- the LOC142597889 gene encoding serine/threonine-protein phosphatase PP1-gamma catalytic subunit-like, whose protein sequence is MSELNVDSIIAKLLEVRKSVPGMMVMLTEEEIRQLCRKARAIFLQQPVLLELNPPIMICGDIIKYPENFFLLRGNHECASINRIYGFYDECKTRYSIKLWKTFIDCFNCLPLVALISGKIICMHGGLSPDLHNFNQIRMIARPTAIPDSGLICDLLWSDPDKNVCKWGENDRGVSYTFGPEVVQNFVKKHDIDLICRGHQVVEDGYEFFCDRKLVTLFSAPNYCGEFDNAGAMMIVDENLLCSFKILKPLEHKSTNRKLQ, encoded by the exons ATGTCAGAACTGAATGTTGATTCTATAATTGCAAAATTACTGGAAGTGAGAAAAAGCGTTCCAGGTATGATGGTGATGCTCACCGAAGAAGAAATCCGTCAACTATGTCGTAAAGCTCGAGCAATTTTTTTGCAGCAACCGGTACTGCTAGAATTAAATCCACCAATAATGATTTGCGGAGACAT aataaaatatcctgaaaattttttcttacttCGTGGAAATCATGAATGTGCAAGTATCAACCGAATTTATGGATTTTACGACGAGTGCAAAACAAGATATAGCATAAAGCTGTGGAAAACATTTATAGACTGTTTTAACTGTTTGCCATTAGTAGCTTTGATAagtggaaaaattatttgtatGCACGGTGGTTTAAGTCCCGATCTACATAACTTTAACCAGATTAGAATGATTGCACGTCCTACTGCTATTCCTGATTCTGGGCTGATTTGCGACCTTTTGTGGAGTGATCCCGACAAAAATGTATGTAAATGGGGGGAGAATGATCGCGGGGTTTCGTACACTTTTGGGCCGGAAGTTGTGCAAAACTTTGTCAAAAAACATGATATTGACTTAATTTGCCGAGGCCATCAGGTAGTCGAAGATGGGTATGAATTCTTCTGCGACCGCAAACTCGTAACATTATTCAGCGCTCCTAACTATTGTGGAGAATTTGACAATGCTGGAGCCATGATGATTGTAGACGAAAATTTGTTATGTTCGTTTAAAATACTTAAACCGCTAGAACACAAATCTACAAATAGGaaattacaataa